The following proteins come from a genomic window of Chanos chanos chromosome 15, fChaCha1.1, whole genome shotgun sequence:
- the LOC115828799 gene encoding E3 ubiquitin-protein ligase TRIM39-like has protein sequence MNSILKGDRNKRQGSSSARVVSWSVPDEKQPAHTTVPSSGTKPKDLKDLYCLRECVQVITQWKEQVECVREVKSNAESNSLEQCRKLILEWAEDLRNADTVDLRRSTLWERTEEEEEEEEEGSQTESWVMEWARELHTMTERCGVRRDEFAEILVNLRKKKKLLILLPFLQFITWILLRKQSKETVMRLWLSTKQRTWRTDTPKYIPHSVWEWIRSASVEVTLDPMTNHPWLQLSEDCKKVQESLSETEVTFSTQRFDSWPCVLGSEGFSSGRHYWEVDLANNGYWKLGVTTATSKRHGRFPMKPSGGYWVIWRSTRQFFACTKQDTPLPLSLVPRKVGVYLDYEEGQISFYNAEKHEHIYTFTGSFQETLYPLFAPLDGRTLITISSPKTPSQADVDD, from the exons ATGAATAGCATTCTGAAGGGGGATAGAAACA aGCGCCAGGGCAGCAGTTCTGCCAGGGTGGTGAGCTGGTCCGTCCCAGACGAGAAGCAACCAGCTCACACTACAGTGCCCAGCAGTGGCACCAAACCGAAG GACCTGAAAGATCTGTATTGTCTGAGGGAGTGTGTGCAGGTCATCACTCAGTGGAAGGAGCAGgtggagtgtgtgcgtgag GTTAAAAGCAATGCAGAAAGTAATAGTTTGGAACAGTGCAGAAAACTCATCCTAGAGTGGGCAGAGGACCTCAGGAACGCTGACACAGTGGATTTG AGGAGAAGCACACTgtgggagaggacagaggaggaagaggaggaagaggaggaaggcaGTCAGACAGAGTCCTGGGTCATGGAATGGGCCAGAGAACTGCACACTATGACTGAG cgtTGTGGAGTGAGAAGGGACGAATTTGCAGAGATCCTAGTGAAtctgagaaagaagaagaagctgctGATTCTGCTGCCGTTCCTCCAGTTTATTACCTGGATACTGCTCAGAAAACAGAGcaag GAGACAGTGATGCGGCTGTGGCTGTCCACTAAGCAGCGCACCTGGAGAACAG ATACACCAAAATACATCCCACACTCAG tgtggGAATGGATCCGCAGCGCATCTG TGGAAGTAACGTTGGACCCAATGACGAACCACCCGTGGTTACAGCTCTCTGAGGACTGTAAGAAGGTCCAGGAGTCCCTGAGCGAGACAGAGGTAACATTCAGCACCCAGCGTTTTGACAGCTGGCCCTGTGTGCTCGGGTCGGAGGGGTTTTCATCCGGCCGGCATTACTGGGAGGTCGACCTGGCAAACAATGGGTACTGGAAGCTAGGGGTTACCACGGCGACTTCAAAGCGCCACGGACGTTTTCCCATGAAGCCCTCTGGAGGGTACTGGGTGATCTGGCGCAGTACACGGCAGTTCTTTGCCTGTACCAAACAAGACACGCCCCTGCCACTGTCATTGGTGCCCAGGAAGGTGGGCGTGTACCTGGACTATGAGGAGGGTCAGATCTCCTTCTATAATGCTGAAAAGCATGAGCACATTTATACTTTCACCGGAAGCTTCCAAGAGACGCTGTACCCGCTGTTTGCCCCGCTGGATGGCCGCACACTCATCACGATCTCCTCGCCCAAAACACCATCTCAGGCTGATGTGGACGACTGA
- the LOC115828958 gene encoding macrophage-capping protein-like produces the protein MHPLRAAEGQFGPEVCEPGLKGWRVEQMKAVPLNPSQLGVFYTGDAYLLLSNRGREGIDIHMWMGEKSSRDEQGACAMLATQLDHFLGGDPVQHRQVQGFESPEFMDLFPSGISYKEGGVESGFRKARLGFGPVRRLYQVKGRKNVRAREVEMSWNSFNKGDCFILDLGEIIVSWTGSQSNMFERQKVREIAALIRDTERNGKAHITHTAEGEEPLEMIEVLGPVPALRESSAENDTDADISNTASLYKVSDVTGCMTLSRVCDRVPFEQELLHREDCFILDNGANGKIFIWKGSGANEEERRVALKVADNFIQRMNYSAMRTQVEILPQGRESIIFKQFFRSWT, from the exons ATGCATCCCCTGCGGGCCGCGGAGGGACAGTTCGGACCGGAGGTGTGTGAGCCCGGGCTGAAGGGCTGGAGGGTGGAGCAGATGAAGGCTGTGCCTTTGAACCCTTCACAGCTGGGTGTGTTCTACACTGGGGATGCCTACCTGTTGCTTAGCAACCGTGGGAGGGAGGGGATTGACATACACATGTGGATGG GTGAGAAGTCATCACGAGATGAGCAGGGGGCATGTGCGATGCTGGCGACCCAGTTAGATCACTTCCTGGGGGGAGACCCTGTGCAGCATCGGCAGGTGCAGGGTTTTGAATCCCCAGAATTTATGGATCTTTTCCCCAGTGGGATCAGCTACAAG GAGGGAGGTGTGGAGTCTGGGTTTCGGAAGGCCCGGCTGGGCTTTGGTCCGGTCCGGCGGCTGTATCAGGTGAAAGGGAGGAAGAATGTTAGAGCACGTGAAGTGGAGATGAGCTGGAACAGCTTCAATAAAGGGGATTGTTTTATACTGGACCttggtgag atcaTCGTGTCATGGACTGGCTCCCAGTCTAACATGTTTGAGAGACAGAAGGTTCGGGAGATTGCTGCTctgatcagagacacagagagaaatggaaaagctcacatcacacacactgctgagggAGAGGAACCTCTGGAGATGATagag GTTCTTGGTCCAGTGCCTGCTCTCAGAGAGAGCTCGGCAGAAAATGACACTGATGCAGACATTTCTAACACTGCCTCCCTCTATAAG gtgtctgATGTGACAGGCTGTATGACTCTGAGTAGAGTATGTGACAGAGTTCCATTTGAGCAGGAACTCCTGCACAGAGAGGACTGTTTCATCCTGGACAACGGAGCCAACGGAAAGATCTTCATCTGGAAGG GGAGTGGAGCCAatgaggaggaaaggagagtaGCCCTGAAGGTGGCTGATAATTTCATCCAGCGAATGAACTACTCTGCTATGAGGACCCAg GTGGAGATTCTTCCTCAGGGTCGTGAGTCCATCATCTTTAAGCAGTTCTTCAGGAGCTGGACTTAG